The following proteins are co-located in the Patescibacteria group bacterium genome:
- a CDS encoding zinc metalloprotease HtpX, whose product MINVYEQVDQNKRRSAVVMVLFVVVITFFVWVLAYFLGYGLDIVGLALILAGLMSFASYWWSDKIILAISKARPADKERDFNFFTVAENLAIAAQIP is encoded by the coding sequence ATGATTAACGTTTATGAGCAGGTAGATCAGAATAAACGGCGGAGCGCCGTAGTTATGGTGTTGTTTGTGGTCGTGATTACTTTTTTTGTCTGGGTCTTAGCCTATTTTCTAGGCTATGGTTTAGATATTGTTGGCTTAGCTTTGATTTTGGCTGGTTTAATGAGTTTTGCCAGTTACTGGTGGTCAGATAAAATTATTCTGGCTATTTCCAAAGCCAGACCGGCGGATAAAGAACGTGATTTTAATTTTTTCACTGTTGCCGAGAATTTGGCTATAGCCGCCCAAATACCAAA
- a CDS encoding LemA family protein: MPFLVVFLVLIGGIILYVFLTYNKFVTTKTRITASIQEIGNQLKRQSNLIPNLVKSVKGYMKHEKKIFDNLTEARKTVNTAVSSKNAQKMVDASVQLEKALAPIRVVLESTPELQAAKPTMKLMDELRDTADKLMYSRRTLIDLSADYNVMVVTIPSKFVASIFGFKQEEGLKTPTEGVHLEVDNQEMKEPKVDL; the protein is encoded by the coding sequence ATGCCTTTTTTAGTAGTTTTCTTGGTTTTAATTGGGGGAATCATTCTCTATGTTTTTCTAACTTATAATAAGTTTGTTACCACCAAAACTCGAATTACAGCTTCGATCCAAGAAATCGGCAACCAGCTTAAGAGACAATCAAACCTAATTCCTAATTTAGTTAAATCGGTTAAAGGCTATATGAAGCACGAAAAGAAAATATTTGATAACCTGACTGAAGCGAGAAAAACAGTCAACACGGCTGTTAGTTCTAAAAATGCTCAGAAAATGGTTGATGCTAGTGTCCAGCTCGAAAAAGCTTTGGCACCAATTAGGGTTGTTCTTGAAAGTACACCAGAACTTCAAGCAGCCAAGCCAACGATGAAATTAATGGATGAGTTGCGCGATACAGCTGATAAATTAATGTACTCTCGAAGAACTTTAATTGACTTGTCAGCTGATTATAATGTCATGGTCGTTACTATTCCCAGTAAGTTTGTAGCCTCGATTTTTGGTTTTAAACAAGAAGAGGGTTTGAAGACACCGACTGAAGGAGTTCACCTTGAGGTTGATAATCAAGAAATGAAAGAGCCAAAAGTAGATCTCTGA
- the polX gene encoding DNA polymerase/3'-5' exonuclease PolX gives MEMSKRMSNQEIAQLLKGMAAAYQIKEDQQFRVKAYEEAAASIEHATSSIKDLWDDGKLEEIPSVGKAIADHLDELFRTGKVKHFNEVMAKFSPAMFEFLQIPGVGAKTAYKLAKELRINKAKSALVELKKAAEKGKIRQIEGFGEESEKALLEGLGEIGKKGKAGERMALPFAGRLAKEILAYMKKNPQVKQIEPLGSLRRQAATIGDLDFGVATNKSKEVIDYFCAYPQKKEIVAAGGNTARIMTKDDRQIDLKTMLPDAFGALLQHYTGSKQHNIHLREIAQKEGWSLSEYGIKRSKNFVKKYKNEKDFYNELGMEWIPPELREDTGEIEVAQKKALPKLVELKDIKGDLHLHSNYPIEPSHDLGTPSIKEMVIKAKEMGYEYLGLSEHNPSVSKHSDKQIIDILKRKKESIEQFKSSNKKLVRSIHLFNGLEIDIKPDGDLAVPEKGLIYLDYAIVSIHGSFRQSRDGATKRVLRALEHPKARILGHPTGRLLNKREGMEFDWEKIFAFCRKRKKYLEISAWPYRLDLPDILVREAVKNGVKMVINSDAHSLEEMELMEYGLSVARRGWAESKDIINTLSYARIIKILKGGED, from the coding sequence ATGGAAATGAGCAAAAGAATGAGTAATCAGGAGATTGCTCAATTACTGAAAGGAATGGCCGCAGCCTATCAAATAAAAGAGGATCAGCAGTTTAGAGTTAAGGCTTATGAAGAAGCGGCGGCCTCAATCGAACACGCCACCAGTAGTATTAAAGACCTTTGGGATGATGGTAAGCTCGAGGAAATTCCCAGTGTCGGTAAAGCCATTGCTGACCATTTAGATGAGCTTTTTCGAACAGGCAAAGTTAAACATTTTAATGAAGTCATGGCTAAATTCTCTCCAGCCATGTTTGAATTTCTTCAAATTCCTGGCGTTGGTGCCAAAACAGCCTATAAACTGGCTAAAGAATTGAGAATTAATAAGGCTAAAAGTGCTTTAGTTGAGCTTAAAAAAGCGGCCGAAAAAGGTAAAATTCGCCAAATTGAAGGTTTTGGTGAGGAATCAGAAAAGGCTCTGCTGGAAGGACTAGGCGAAATTGGCAAAAAAGGTAAGGCTGGTGAAAGAATGGCCCTGCCTTTTGCCGGTAGATTAGCCAAGGAAATTCTTGCCTATATGAAAAAGAATCCTCAGGTTAAACAAATTGAACCACTTGGCAGTTTAAGAAGGCAGGCAGCAACAATCGGTGACCTGGATTTTGGGGTAGCGACCAATAAGTCAAAAGAGGTCATTGACTATTTTTGTGCCTACCCCCAAAAAAAGGAAATTGTGGCCGCTGGTGGCAACACGGCTAGAATAATGACCAAAGATGACCGTCAAATTGACCTGAAAACCATGTTGCCCGATGCTTTTGGCGCTCTTCTTCAACATTATACAGGCTCCAAACAACATAATATTCATCTTAGAGAAATTGCTCAAAAAGAAGGTTGGAGTTTATCAGAGTACGGTATTAAGAGGAGTAAAAACTTTGTGAAAAAATATAAGAATGAAAAAGATTTTTATAATGAGCTGGGCATGGAATGGATTCCGCCTGAATTAAGAGAAGATACTGGGGAAATTGAGGTTGCCCAAAAAAAGGCTTTACCTAAGCTTGTCGAGTTAAAAGACATTAAGGGCGATCTCCATCTCCATTCAAATTATCCGATTGAACCTAGCCATGATTTAGGCACACCTTCTATTAAAGAAATGGTAATCAAGGCTAAAGAAATGGGTTATGAATATCTTGGTTTGAGCGAACATAATCCGAGCGTTAGTAAACATAGTGATAAACAAATTATTGACATTTTAAAGAGAAAAAAGGAGAGTATCGAACAATTTAAATCCTCGAACAAGAAACTTGTTCGTTCAATTCATTTATTCAATGGCTTAGAAATTGACATCAAACCTGATGGAGATCTAGCTGTGCCTGAAAAAGGCTTGATTTATCTGGATTATGCTATTGTCTCGATTCACGGCAGTTTTCGCCAATCAAGAGATGGGGCTACAAAAAGGGTTCTTAGAGCTTTAGAACATCCCAAAGCCCGGATTTTAGGCCACCCTACTGGCAGATTGCTTAATAAAAGAGAGGGCATGGAATTTGATTGGGAGAAAATCTTTGCTTTTTGCCGAAAAAGGAAGAAATATTTAGAAATTAGCGCTTGGCCTTATCGACTTGATTTGCCTGATATTTTAGTTCGAGAAGCCGTGAAAAATGGAGTGAAAATGGTAATTAATTCAGATGCACACAGTTTGGAAGAAATGGAATTAATGGAATATGGTCTTTCGGTGGCTCGTCGCGGCTGGGCCGAATCAAAGGATATTATTAATACTCTAAGTTATGCTAGGATAATAAAGATATTGAAAGGAGGTGAAGATTAA
- a CDS encoding nucleotide pyrophosphohydrolase, which produces MSLATYQKEVNDWVNQFRIKYFQPLEILTRLVEEVGELARELNHRFGSKKKKVNEKNKEIGDEIADIIFTLICLANSLDIDLDKSFNKMMEKLNRRDRQRYERK; this is translated from the coding sequence ATGTCGCTGGCTACTTACCAAAAAGAGGTTAATGATTGGGTTAATCAATTCAGGATTAAATACTTCCAGCCATTAGAAATTCTCACTCGTTTAGTTGAAGAGGTTGGTGAATTAGCTAGAGAGTTAAACCACCGCTTTGGCTCAAAAAAGAAAAAAGTTAATGAAAAAAACAAAGAGATTGGCGATGAAATTGCTGACATTATTTTCACTTTAATCTGCCTAGCTAATTCATTGGATATTGACTTAGATAAATCTTTTAATAAAATGATGGAGAAGCTTAATCGTCGAGACCGCCAACGCTACGAAAGGAAGTAG
- a CDS encoding LysM peptidoglycan-binding domain-containing protein → MENNRLKRLLKSIKLNESTISMILGALVIIVVGVLIFNYFRSVETPKEQEEIKLGEVKLVEEEGKLVPEALPKTYQVKTGDDLWQIAEDFYGSGYNWVSIAQENNLNNPNMIYPDQKLIIPRAAVIQPEAAEMTVFGPVIESGQYVVEKGDHLWGIAVRAYGDGYQWTAIAQANEIANPDIINPGDILTLPRK, encoded by the coding sequence ATGGAAAATAACCGATTGAAAAGACTTCTTAAAAGTATCAAACTCAATGAGTCAACCATCAGTATGATTTTGGGGGCTTTAGTGATTATTGTCGTTGGAGTTCTTATTTTCAATTATTTTAGGAGCGTCGAGACTCCAAAAGAGCAAGAAGAAATAAAACTTGGTGAAGTGAAATTAGTTGAAGAGGAAGGAAAGCTCGTACCTGAAGCGTTGCCTAAAACCTATCAGGTAAAAACTGGTGATGACCTTTGGCAAATTGCTGAAGATTTCTATGGCTCTGGTTATAATTGGGTCAGTATTGCCCAAGAAAACAATCTGAACAATCCTAATATGATCTACCCTGATCAGAAATTAATCATTCCCCGGGCAGCCGTCATTCAGCCGGAAGCGGCCGAAATGACAGTCTTTGGTCCGGTAATTGAGAGTGGTCAATATGTTGTTGAAAAGGGTGATCACCTTTGGGGAATTGCGGTCAGAGCTTATGGTGATGGTTATCAATGGACAGCCATTGCTCAAGCAAACGAGATTGCCAATCCGGATATCATCAATCCAGGAGATATTTTGACACTACCCAGGAAATAA
- a CDS encoding class I SAM-dependent methyltransferase: MDWQGFFESYFYWKAWVFRIDPERTAKEVEGVLELLKPKSGSHFLDWAGGWGRHTIELAKHGYQITLLDFAANHIEMARRLAEEAGVKVNFVHSDFRQTPASIQADYAINLFTSAVGYLTEDDDLQAFRSLHAALKPGALFLIDTMNLFWLVKNYQPRGWHESEDGKRRLLSERKFDYMTNRNISREVYTEAGGEEEEHRLDLHIYSAAELATILRRAGFEPVELYGDFNGESFDFDSKRIVMISERR; encoded by the coding sequence ATGGATTGGCAAGGCTTTTTCGAATCCTATTTCTACTGGAAGGCTTGGGTGTTTCGTATCGACCCTGAGAGGACTGCCAAGGAGGTAGAAGGTGTACTTGAACTTCTGAAGCCTAAATCTGGAAGTCACTTTCTTGACTGGGCTGGAGGTTGGGGCCGGCATACAATCGAGCTTGCCAAGCATGGGTATCAAATAACCCTACTCGATTTTGCCGCCAACCACATTGAAATGGCGCGTCGACTTGCAGAAGAGGCAGGTGTCAAAGTGAATTTTGTTCACTCTGACTTCAGACAGACACCGGCTTCCATCCAAGCTGATTACGCCATCAACCTTTTTACCAGTGCGGTCGGCTATCTTACTGAAGATGACGACCTTCAGGCGTTTAGGTCGCTCCACGCGGCCCTGAAGCCTGGAGCTCTATTCCTGATTGATACCATGAACCTCTTTTGGTTGGTAAAGAACTATCAACCTCGAGGTTGGCATGAGTCAGAGGATGGAAAGCGTCGTCTTCTAAGTGAGAGAAAGTTCGACTATATGACTAACCGCAACATTTCGCGGGAGGTCTATACTGAGGCGGGCGGCGAAGAAGAGGAACATCGGCTGGACTTACACATCTACTCGGCGGCAGAGCTGGCTACTATCTTACGACGAGCTGGTTTTGAGCCTGTTGAGCTCTATGGAGACTTCAATGGTGAGTCTTTTGATTTCGATTCAAAGCGAATCGTGATGATCAGCGAAAGACGCTAG
- a CDS encoding Ig-like domain-containing protein — protein sequence MRRKSRLIRKQEEKNIRRAILYIFLTLALAGVLIFAGIPLLIKMAIFLGNLRSSSKLPEKQDEIPPAPPRLVVPFEATNSAQFSLKGYTESGATVKLLNSSFSFGEVVADNEGNFSLEGLKLTTGRNEITAIAIDSEGNESQASLPEIIDYDTTSPALEIISPENETTITGLEEEITIQGQTEEGSRVTINDRLVIVGPGGDFNYQYSLQEGENSFRIVAQDKAGNQTTQELKITYSP from the coding sequence ATGAGACGAAAATCAAGACTAATCAGAAAACAAGAAGAAAAAAATATTCGCCGGGCCATTCTTTATATCTTTCTTACTTTGGCTTTGGCTGGTGTTTTGATTTTTGCTGGTATTCCTCTTCTTATCAAAATGGCTATCTTCCTTGGTAATCTAAGATCCAGTTCAAAGCTTCCCGAGAAACAAGATGAAATTCCACCAGCACCACCTCGCCTTGTTGTTCCTTTTGAAGCGACTAATAGTGCCCAATTTTCTTTAAAAGGCTACACTGAATCAGGAGCCACGGTCAAGCTTTTAAATTCCAGTTTTTCTTTTGGTGAGGTAGTAGCCGATAACGAAGGTAATTTTTCTCTTGAAGGACTTAAGTTAACCACTGGCCGGAATGAAATCACGGCCATAGCCATAGACTCTGAAGGTAATGAAAGTCAAGCTTCATTACCAGAAATCATTGATTACGATACTACCTCACCGGCTCTAGAGATTATTAGTCCGGAAAACGAAACCACGATTACCGGTCTGGAAGAAGAGATAACCATTCAAGGCCAGACTGAAGAAGGTTCTCGGGTGACGATTAACGATCGTCTGGTGATTGTTGGTCCTGGAGGAGATTTTAATTATCAATATTCACTTCAAGAAGGTGAAAATAGTTTTAGGATTGTTGCCCAGGACAAAGCCGGTAATCAAACCACCCAGGAATTAAAAATTACTTATTCCCCTTAA
- a CDS encoding O-antigen ligase family protein, protein MKIILALLFAYFIFFPFGQLAQIPLQMTEVNVYIIDLLVFFILLSWGVWRIRRKKKKYQLPPLALPLILFSLISFLSFTLATPLLSNREVIVAGLYLFRWLAYVGFYFVIADIKNRYLRSQDLIKYLAITGVSLAVFGFVQYFLYPNLKPLEFFHWDPHFYRLVSTFLDPGFTGLILVLTLIILINLLFEKENKKWLILAMLVTYMALILTHSRSSYLAFLTGMGFVFWLRKNFKILIVSLLVLLFSLLILPQPEGEGGKLARTYTVDYRIENYKNTLTVAKDNLFLGVGFNAFRYAQRDYGFLKEDSWQASHAGAGADSSLLFVLATTGILGLTSYLWFLTRAGVLAFSQKNKLIGVISLASLGAIIIHSFFLNSLFYPWIMGWLMILLVCL, encoded by the coding sequence ATGAAAATCATTCTAGCTCTGCTTTTTGCCTATTTCATCTTTTTTCCCTTTGGCCAACTAGCTCAAATCCCACTTCAAATGACTGAAGTGAATGTCTATATAATTGATTTATTAGTTTTCTTTATTCTTTTGAGTTGGGGAGTCTGGCGAATAAGAAGAAAAAAAAAGAAGTATCAATTACCACCCTTAGCTTTGCCTCTAATATTATTTTCCCTGATTAGTTTTCTCTCTTTTACTCTCGCAACTCCCCTATTATCAAATAGGGAAGTCATAGTTGCCGGACTTTATCTTTTTCGCTGGTTAGCCTATGTTGGTTTTTACTTTGTCATTGCTGATATCAAAAACCGCTACCTCAGATCTCAAGATTTAATCAAATATTTAGCCATTACTGGAGTATCTTTAGCTGTTTTTGGTTTTGTTCAATATTTTCTTTACCCTAATCTTAAACCCCTAGAATTTTTTCACTGGGATCCCCATTTTTATCGTTTAGTTTCTACTTTTCTTGACCCAGGTTTTACGGGTTTGATTTTAGTTTTGACTTTGATTATCCTGATTAATTTGCTTTTTGAAAAAGAAAATAAGAAATGGTTAATTCTGGCTATGCTTGTTACTTATATGGCTCTTATCTTAACTCATTCCCGTAGCTCTTACTTAGCTTTTTTGACAGGTATGGGCTTCGTTTTCTGGTTAAGAAAGAATTTTAAGATTTTGATTGTTAGCCTCTTAGTTCTCTTGTTCTCTTTATTGATACTCCCCCAACCAGAAGGGGAAGGAGGCAAGTTAGCCCGAACTTATACAGTTGATTATCGAATCGAAAATTATAAAAACACCCTAACAGTTGCCAAGGATAACCTTTTCTTGGGAGTGGGTTTTAATGCTTTTCGTTATGCTCAAAGAGATTATGGTTTTCTGAAAGAAGATTCATGGCAGGCAAGCCATGCCGGCGCTGGCGCTGATTCCAGCCTCTTGTTTGTTTTGGCCACCACCGGAATTTTAGGTTTAACAAGTTACCTTTGGTTTTTAACAAGAGCCGGAGTTTTAGCCTTTTCCCAAAAAAATAAACTAATCGGAGTCATTTCTTTGGCTTCTTTAGGAGCGATTATCATTCACTCTTTTTTTCTCAACTCCTTGTTCTATCCCTGGATAATGGGTTGGTTGATGATTTTACTAGTTTGTCTTTGA